The following proteins are encoded in a genomic region of Methylobacterium tardum:
- a CDS encoding ferritin-like domain-containing protein yields the protein MGLFTSDIKSLDDLFVHTLQDIYYAENQITKALPKMIDKATDPQLKQGFEMHLRETENQIKRLEQVFQMHGQQAKAVDCPAIDGIIKEANETAGEIADKEVLDAALLASAQAVEHYEITRYGTLIAWAKRLGRNDCASVLQQTLDEEKATDQKLTAMAESKVNQKAA from the coding sequence ATGGGCCTATTCACAAGCGACATCAAATCGCTCGACGATCTGTTCGTCCATACGCTGCAGGACATCTACTACGCGGAGAACCAGATCACCAAGGCTCTGCCGAAGATGATCGACAAGGCCACGGACCCGCAGCTCAAGCAGGGCTTCGAGATGCACCTGCGCGAGACTGAAAACCAGATCAAGCGTCTTGAGCAGGTGTTCCAGATGCACGGTCAACAAGCGAAAGCCGTAGACTGTCCGGCTATCGATGGCATCATCAAGGAGGCGAACGAGACGGCGGGCGAGATCGCCGACAAGGAGGTGCTCGACGCGGCGCTGCTCGCGTCTGCGCAGGCGGTGGAGCACTACGAGATCACCCGTTACGGCACGCTCATCGCGTGGGCGAAACGACTGGGCCGCAACGACTGCGCCAGCGTGCTGCAGCAAACGCTCGACGAGGAGAAGGCCACCGACCAGAAGCTCACGGCCATGGCTGAGAGCAAGGTGAACCAGAAGGCTGCTTGA
- a CDS encoding putative bifunctional diguanylate cyclase/phosphodiesterase, translated as MPRGLRVVPEAEHRPAEPSLTSRQAASALLPFVDATHQGLLLLDCRGCVLLCSASASCLLNAPHASTWEGASFRKVLRAFRALAGSAWPELLEHVRHAFELGASGAFTLPCRDDLIELGLYAVSGYGWAITLEDVSARRAAEVSAAELARLDPLTGLPNRLLLRERLDDALARFHHTGDGCAVLLVDLDRFKPVNDTFGHPIGDALLQIVADRLRSTLRPTDTVARIGGDEFAIVQADVSAADAAHALARRIVDLIGRSYIIEGHLLTIGASIGVALVPADGTDAGKLLKNADLALYRAKLDGRGTHRFFEPEMDARMQARRKLELDMRQALARREFQLHYQPQLQRQSGALSGCEALIRWYHPERGLVSPLDFIPLAEEIGLIVPIGEWVIRQACRDAMTSPGHMSVAVNVSPAQFKSDRLVETIISALASSGLPARRLEVEITEGVLLQENERTLQTLHRLRELGVRVSMDDFGTGYSSLSYLRSFPFDKIKIDRSFVKDLTSKPDGEAIIRAIAGLGKSLGTTTVAEGVETSEQMQRIRLEGCTDVQGYLISKPVPNDEILTLVSRARIPA; from the coding sequence ATGCCTAGGGGCCTGCGCGTCGTACCCGAGGCAGAGCACCGTCCAGCCGAACCGTCCCTCACCTCACGGCAAGCGGCTTCGGCGCTGCTTCCTTTTGTCGATGCCACGCACCAAGGTCTGCTCCTGCTGGACTGCCGCGGGTGCGTCCTCCTCTGCTCCGCGTCCGCCTCATGCCTGTTGAACGCTCCGCACGCCTCAACCTGGGAAGGCGCGTCGTTTCGGAAAGTCCTGAGAGCGTTTCGAGCACTGGCCGGATCTGCCTGGCCGGAATTGCTCGAACACGTGCGTCACGCCTTTGAACTCGGAGCGTCCGGCGCTTTCACGCTACCATGTCGGGACGACCTCATCGAACTCGGCCTCTACGCGGTGAGCGGGTACGGCTGGGCCATAACCCTTGAGGACGTGAGCGCGCGTCGTGCCGCCGAGGTCAGCGCGGCCGAGTTGGCGCGTCTCGACCCTCTCACCGGTCTGCCGAACCGGCTGCTTTTGCGCGAGCGCTTGGACGACGCTTTGGCGCGGTTCCACCACACTGGCGACGGCTGCGCCGTGCTGCTGGTAGACCTCGACCGGTTCAAGCCGGTCAACGACACCTTCGGCCACCCGATCGGCGACGCACTCCTGCAGATCGTCGCTGACCGCCTGCGCTCGACGCTCCGGCCGACCGACACCGTCGCCCGCATCGGCGGCGACGAGTTCGCGATCGTGCAGGCGGATGTGAGTGCGGCTGACGCTGCCCACGCCTTGGCGCGACGCATCGTCGACCTGATTGGCCGCTCGTACATTATCGAGGGCCACCTCTTGACGATCGGAGCCAGCATCGGCGTGGCGCTCGTGCCGGCTGATGGCACCGATGCCGGCAAGCTCCTGAAGAACGCCGATCTCGCCCTCTACCGGGCCAAGCTCGACGGCCGCGGCACCCACCGGTTCTTCGAGCCCGAGATGGATGCGCGCATGCAGGCGCGGCGGAAGCTCGAGCTCGACATGCGCCAGGCGCTCGCCCGCCGCGAGTTCCAGCTGCATTATCAGCCGCAATTGCAGCGCCAGAGCGGCGCGCTCTCCGGCTGCGAAGCCCTGATCCGCTGGTACCATCCCGAGCGCGGGCTGGTCTCGCCCCTCGATTTCATCCCGCTGGCCGAGGAGATCGGCCTGATCGTGCCGATCGGCGAATGGGTCATCCGCCAGGCCTGCCGAGATGCCATGACCTCGCCGGGGCACATGTCGGTGGCGGTGAACGTGTCGCCCGCGCAGTTCAAGAGCGACCGGCTCGTCGAGACCATCATCTCGGCCCTGGCCAGCTCGGGCCTGCCGGCCCGGCGCTTGGAGGTGGAGATCACCGAGGGCGTGCTGCTGCAGGAGAACGAGCGGACGCTCCAGACCCTGCACCGGCTCCGGGAGCTCGGGGTGCGCGTCTCCATGGACGATTTCGGCACCGGCTACTCGTCGCTGAGCTACCTGCGCTCCTTCCCGTTCGACAAGATCAAGATCGACCGCTCCTTCGTGAAGGACCTGACGAGCAAGCCCGACGGCGAGGCGATCATCCGGGCGATCGCGGGCCTCGGCAAGAGCCTCGGGACGACCACGGTCGCCGAGGGCGTCGAGACCTCCGAGCAGATGCAGCGCATCCGCCTGGAGGGCTGCACCGACGTCCAGGGCTACCTGATCAGCAAGCCCGTTCCGAATGATGAAATCCTCACGCTCGTCTCTCGCGCACGTATCCCGGCCTGA
- a CDS encoding Crp/Fnr family transcriptional regulator, protein MSNPLVMKLEHGACLTDADRAFLHDLSSRPRRVAAHRDIIPEGERPEDVHLVMEGVACRYKILPNGRRQIMAFLVPGDFCDLHVALLGLMDHSIGTSWGCTVVDIPRATIDNLTAHHPRITRALWWATLVDEATLREWLVNMGQRDADRQMAHLFCESLVRLQTVGRASEDSFEFPISQADLADVLGITSVHANRALQDLRAKGLVEWRSKRVQVPNVPRLRAFAEFDPKYLHLKGRESGDKQA, encoded by the coding sequence ATGTCCAATCCGCTTGTTATGAAGCTGGAACACGGCGCATGCCTGACCGACGCAGATCGCGCCTTCCTACACGATCTCTCCAGTCGGCCCCGCCGCGTCGCTGCCCATCGCGACATCATCCCCGAAGGTGAGCGGCCAGAGGACGTGCATCTCGTCATGGAAGGCGTCGCCTGCCGCTACAAGATTCTGCCCAATGGCCGACGCCAGATCATGGCCTTCCTGGTACCCGGCGACTTCTGCGACCTGCATGTGGCCCTCCTGGGCTTGATGGACCACAGCATCGGCACGTCCTGGGGTTGCACCGTCGTAGATATCCCGCGCGCCACTATCGACAACCTGACGGCTCACCATCCACGCATCACGCGCGCCCTGTGGTGGGCGACCCTTGTCGATGAGGCAACGCTGCGGGAATGGCTGGTCAACATGGGCCAGCGTGACGCTGACCGGCAGATGGCGCACCTGTTCTGCGAGTCGCTCGTGCGATTGCAGACGGTCGGCCGCGCGAGCGAGGACAGCTTTGAGTTCCCAATCTCGCAGGCGGATCTCGCCGACGTGCTGGGCATCACCAGCGTCCATGCGAACCGGGCGCTCCAGGATCTACGGGCCAAGGGATTAGTCGAGTGGAGGAGCAAGAGAGTGCAAGTTCCGAACGTGCCGCGCTTGAGGGCTTTTGCCGAGTTCGACCCAAAGTACCTGCACCTCAAGGGGCGCGAGAGCGGCGACAAGCAGGCTTGA
- a CDS encoding DUF6894 family protein, which produces MIVGANPRVPAAEGCIGSRFHAVEISDAARPHRHRRQPLFVPDVERRAYESVEVARRVAHRTLAETARQRIPAGERCVLTASLRDENGTVLYVAALTLVAEWNVSLPVA; this is translated from the coding sequence ATGATCGTTGGCGCGAATCCCCGAGTGCCAGCGGCTGAGGGATGCATAGGCTCTCGCTTTCACGCGGTGGAGATTTCTGATGCCGCGCGACCACATCGACACCGACGACAGCCGCTCTTCGTTCCTGATGTCGAGAGGCGGGCGTATGAAAGCGTTGAGGTCGCCCGTCGCGTGGCGCACAGGACATTGGCCGAGACGGCGCGTCAGCGGATCCCAGCCGGCGAGCGATGCGTTCTTACGGCCTCACTCCGAGATGAGAACGGAACCGTCCTCTACGTCGCGGCCTTGACGCTCGTCGCCGAATGGAATGTTTCGCTGCCCGTTGCCTAA
- a CDS encoding AI-2E family transporter, which translates to MPSTPTPSQPARIPPPGTPGLSGLATLAVAVVVVAALYLGREVFIPLVLAVLLSFVLAPVVGFLRRIHLGRVPSVIAAVLLALGIIAGIGSVIGLQVADLAKNLPQYQVTVQNKVEGLQQGVLGRVNELIRRFNHQVSEAQNKADTASGAAAGAQSGGEAPKPVLVKVQEPDPSPITLAEKVLGPIVSPLTNIGIILVVVVFILMQQEDLRDRIIRLFGSSDLHRTTVAMDEAASRLGSYFLAQLGINAAFGVLIGIGLWFIGVPSPILWGVFSALMRFVPYIGAFISGLFPVALAAAVDPGWSMAIWTAALFLVAEPLTGQVVEPLLYGHSTGLSPFAVIVSTLFWGFLWGPIGLILATPFTVCLVVLGRHVERLEFLDVLLGDRPPLTPVENFYQRMLAGDPDEAQEQAELLLKERSLSSYYDEVALKALQLAANDYQRGVLKPEQLDTIKALTQSLVEEFASRPDEEPEAAGKASTDASAETSLAEKAHPKNEAVPPQAPPPEQRPPIWRSEAPVLCIAGRGPLDEAASTMLAQLLGKHGIGARVVPHEAVARTGIRTLDVTGVAMVCISYLDISGNPAHLRFLLDRLKRKLPGKPILVGLWPAEDMILTDQALRRQVGADYYVASLRQAVEACLDVVRQECEQMTRNPNLTVVRQNDQEREPV; encoded by the coding sequence ATGCCGTCTACGCCCACACCGTCTCAACCCGCTCGCATTCCGCCGCCCGGTACGCCGGGTTTGTCCGGCCTGGCGACGCTCGCGGTGGCGGTCGTCGTGGTCGCGGCGCTCTATCTCGGGCGCGAGGTGTTCATCCCGCTCGTCCTCGCGGTTCTACTGAGCTTCGTCCTCGCGCCCGTCGTGGGCTTCCTGCGCCGCATCCATCTCGGGCGCGTCCCCTCCGTGATCGCCGCCGTCCTTCTGGCGCTCGGCATCATCGCGGGCATCGGCAGCGTCATCGGCCTGCAGGTCGCGGACTTGGCCAAGAACCTCCCCCAGTACCAAGTCACCGTGCAGAACAAGGTCGAAGGTTTGCAGCAGGGCGTGCTCGGGCGCGTCAACGAACTTATCCGCCGGTTCAATCACCAGGTCAGCGAGGCACAGAACAAAGCTGATACCGCGTCCGGTGCAGCCGCGGGCGCGCAGAGCGGGGGAGAGGCTCCGAAGCCGGTCTTGGTCAAGGTGCAGGAACCCGACCCGTCGCCGATCACCCTCGCCGAAAAGGTGCTCGGCCCCATCGTTTCTCCGCTCACCAACATCGGCATCATCCTCGTGGTGGTGGTGTTCATCCTGATGCAACAGGAGGACCTGCGCGACCGCATCATCCGCCTGTTCGGGTCGAGCGACCTGCACCGCACGACGGTGGCCATGGACGAGGCCGCGAGCCGGCTCGGCAGCTATTTCCTGGCGCAACTCGGCATCAACGCCGCTTTCGGAGTGCTGATCGGCATCGGCCTCTGGTTCATCGGGGTGCCGAGCCCGATCCTCTGGGGCGTGTTCTCGGCGCTGATGCGCTTCGTCCCCTACATCGGAGCGTTCATCTCCGGACTGTTCCCGGTCGCCCTGGCGGCCGCCGTCGACCCCGGCTGGTCGATGGCCATCTGGACGGCGGCGCTGTTCCTTGTTGCTGAGCCGCTGACCGGCCAAGTGGTCGAGCCGCTGCTCTACGGCCATTCCACTGGCCTCTCGCCCTTCGCGGTGATCGTCTCGACCCTGTTCTGGGGCTTCCTGTGGGGGCCAATTGGGCTGATCCTGGCCACCCCGTTCACCGTCTGCCTCGTCGTGCTCGGCCGCCACGTGGAGCGGCTGGAATTCCTCGACGTCCTGCTCGGTGACCGGCCGCCGCTGACGCCGGTCGAGAACTTCTACCAACGCATGCTGGCCGGCGACCCGGACGAGGCGCAAGAGCAGGCCGAGCTCCTGCTGAAGGAGCGCTCCTTGTCCTCGTACTACGACGAGGTCGCGCTGAAGGCGCTGCAGCTCGCCGCTAACGACTACCAACGCGGCGTGCTGAAGCCGGAGCAGCTCGACACGATCAAGGCGCTCACCCAGTCCCTGGTCGAGGAGTTCGCGTCACGTCCCGATGAGGAGCCGGAGGCGGCCGGCAAAGCTTCCACGGATGCCTCGGCTGAAACCTCGTTAGCCGAGAAGGCGCACCCGAAGAACGAGGCCGTCCCTCCTCAGGCACCCCCGCCCGAGCAGCGCCCACCGATCTGGCGTAGCGAGGCCCCGGTGCTGTGCATCGCAGGGCGTGGTCCGCTGGACGAAGCCGCCTCCACGATGCTGGCGCAACTCCTGGGCAAGCATGGTATCGGCGCGCGCGTCGTGCCGCACGAGGCGGTCGCAAGGACCGGGATCCGCACGCTCGACGTCACCGGTGTGGCGATGGTGTGCATCTCTTATCTCGACATAAGCGGCAACCCAGCTCACCTGCGCTTCCTGCTCGACCGGTTGAAGCGCAAGCTTCCGGGTAAGCCGATCTTGGTTGGATTGTGGCCGGCCGAAGACATGATCCTGACCGACCAAGCCCTTCGCCGCCAAGTTGGGGCGGATTACTACGTCGCCTCGCTACGTCAGGCTGTCGAGGCGTGCCTCGATGTCGTGCGACAGGAGTGTGAACAGATGACGCGGAACCCAAATCTTACTGTCGTGCGACAGAACGATCAGGAGAGAGAGCCGGTCTGA
- a CDS encoding YgaP-like transmembrane domain, with product MVRDIFSLQTNLTTTERAVSVALGLGLAAVAAQPRPNKLLSLAALIAGAALAIRGASGHCSMKSAIQRI from the coding sequence ATGGTGCGCGATATCTTCAGCCTGCAGACCAATCTCACCACGACAGAGCGAGCCGTCTCAGTTGCGCTGGGCTTGGGTCTGGCGGCTGTTGCGGCGCAGCCGCGTCCCAACAAGCTCTTGAGCCTCGCAGCCCTGATTGCCGGAGCAGCACTCGCCATCCGTGGAGCCAGTGGTCACTGCTCGATGAAGTCCGCAATTCAACGAATCTGA
- a CDS encoding tyrosine-type recombinase/integrase has protein sequence MPRMTSDAPLSLHTARGRRKYLTPSERLRFIGAATVSRPEIGTLCLVLVWTGCRITEALNLTHADLDRESGIIAIRSLKKRRPGIVREVPVPAAVMIAIERVHGRRPPEMPLWSIARTTAWRHIKAVMQDAEVGATAASPKGLRHGFGVHAVRSGVPLNLLQRWLGHADIATTSIYADVLGAEEREIAARMW, from the coding sequence ATGCCTCGCATGACGTCGGATGCGCCGCTATCGCTCCACACCGCTCGCGGACGGCGCAAGTACCTCACGCCCAGCGAGCGGCTGCGCTTCATCGGCGCGGCGACGGTCTCTAGGCCCGAGATCGGAACGCTCTGCCTTGTCCTCGTCTGGACAGGGTGCCGGATTACCGAAGCTCTCAACCTCACGCACGCCGACCTTGACCGCGAGAGCGGGATTATCGCGATCCGCTCCCTCAAAAAGCGTCGGCCCGGCATCGTGCGCGAGGTGCCCGTACCGGCTGCGGTCATGATCGCGATCGAGCGTGTGCACGGCCGAAGGCCACCCGAGATGCCTCTCTGGTCGATCGCGCGCACGACAGCCTGGCGGCACATCAAAGCGGTGATGCAGGATGCCGAAGTCGGCGCGACCGCCGCCTCGCCCAAGGGTCTGCGCCACGGCTTCGGCGTGCACGCCGTGCGCTCGGGCGTGCCGCTCAACCTGCTGCAGCGCTGGCTGGGTCACGCTGATATCGCGACCACCTCGATCTATGCTGATGTCTTGGGGGCCGAGGAACGCGAGATCGCCGCCCGCATGTGGTAG